The Vicia villosa cultivar HV-30 ecotype Madison, WI linkage group LG1, Vvil1.0, whole genome shotgun sequence genome includes a region encoding these proteins:
- the LOC131622756 gene encoding probable leucine-rich repeat receptor-like serine/threonine-protein kinase At3g14840 isoform X1 — protein sequence MNTCSPFFFLSLIAIWLISLTAFGATTIHPDEKKALEDIGKSLGKKDWNFDIDPCSNKPNWFTPPIPKILENNVTCNCSVPSDNFCHVTIISLKGQNLQGSLPRELNRLQYLQTIDLSRNYLNGTIPKEWGSMTNLLNINLLGNRLTGSIPKEIANISTLIQLELTANQMSGNITSELGNLPQIRTLRFSSNNFSGELPVTLAKLATLQEFQISDNQFSGKIPDFIQNWTNINTLIIQGSGLSGPIPSEISLLKNLTDLRISDLNGSEYAPLPQLKNMTSLSKLLLRNCNINGTLPDLGTKASLKYLDFSFNKLSGTIPSTYADINDIMNFIFLTGNLLTGPIPSWKTNVYV from the exons atgaacACTTGCTCTCCATTTTTCTTCCTTTCACTCATTGCCATATGGCTCATATCTCTAACAGCTTTTGGAGCTACTACCATTCACCCGGACGAAA agaaagcTCTTGAAGATATAGGTAAATCACTTGGTAAGAAGGATTGGAACTTCGACATAGATCCATGCAGCAACAAACCTAACTGGTTTACGCCTCCCATACCCAAAATCTTAGAAAACAATGTAACCTGTAACTGCTCTGTTCCTAGTGACAACTTCTGTCATGTTACTATAAT AAGTTTGAAAGGGCAAAATCTTCAAGGCAGTCTCCCACGGGAACTGAACAGGTTGCAATACCTTCAAACTAT TGACCTCTCTCGCAATTACTTGAACGGTACAATTCCTAAAGAATGGGGCTCCATGACGAATCTTCTTAACAT TAATCTCCTTGGAAATCGATTAACGGGTTCAATACCAAAGGAGATTGCAAATATATCAACCCTGATTCAGTT GGAGTTAACGGCTAATCAAATGTCTGGAAATATTACTTCTGAGCTTGGGAATCTCCCCCAGATTCGAACACT GCGATTTTCGTCTAACAATTTTTCTGGAGAGCTACCTGTGACATTGGCCAAGCTCGCTACATTGCAAGAGTT CCAAATTTCGGACAACCAATTCTCAGGAAAGATACCCGATTTTATTCAGAACTGGACTAATATCAATACGCT AATCATTCAAGGGAGCGGATTAAGTGGACCAATTCCTTCCGAAATTTCACTATTGAAAAACTTAACCGACTT GAGAATTAGTGATTTAAATGGATCTGAATATGCACCTTTGCCGCAACTTAAAAATATGACATCGTTAAGCAAACT GCTTCTAAGGAATTGCAACATCAATGGAACACTACCTGATCTCGGGACTAAGGCATCGTTAAAATACTT AGACTTCAGCTTTAACAAATTAAGTGGAACAATTCCAAGTACCTACGCTGACATAAACGATATTATGAACTTCAT ATTTTTAACTGGAAACCTTCTCACTGGACCAATACCTTCTTGGAAAACGAACGTATAcgtgtaa
- the LOC131622756 gene encoding probable leucine-rich repeat receptor-like serine/threonine-protein kinase At3g14840 isoform X2: MNTCSPFFFLSLIAIWLISLTAFGATTIHPDEKKALEDIGKSLGKKDWNFDIDPCSNKPNWFTPPIPKILENNVTCNCSVPSDNFCHVTIISLKGQNLQGSLPRELNRLQYLQTIDLSRNYLNGTIPKEWGSMTNLLNINLLGNRLTGSIPKEIANISTLIQLELTANQMSGNITSELGNLPQIRTLRFSSNNFSGELPVTLAKLATLQEFQISDNQFSGKIPDFIQNWTNINTLRISDLNGSEYAPLPQLKNMTSLSKLLLRNCNINGTLPDLGTKASLKYLDFSFNKLSGTIPSTYADINDIMNFIFLTGNLLTGPIPSWKTNVYV; this comes from the exons atgaacACTTGCTCTCCATTTTTCTTCCTTTCACTCATTGCCATATGGCTCATATCTCTAACAGCTTTTGGAGCTACTACCATTCACCCGGACGAAA agaaagcTCTTGAAGATATAGGTAAATCACTTGGTAAGAAGGATTGGAACTTCGACATAGATCCATGCAGCAACAAACCTAACTGGTTTACGCCTCCCATACCCAAAATCTTAGAAAACAATGTAACCTGTAACTGCTCTGTTCCTAGTGACAACTTCTGTCATGTTACTATAAT AAGTTTGAAAGGGCAAAATCTTCAAGGCAGTCTCCCACGGGAACTGAACAGGTTGCAATACCTTCAAACTAT TGACCTCTCTCGCAATTACTTGAACGGTACAATTCCTAAAGAATGGGGCTCCATGACGAATCTTCTTAACAT TAATCTCCTTGGAAATCGATTAACGGGTTCAATACCAAAGGAGATTGCAAATATATCAACCCTGATTCAGTT GGAGTTAACGGCTAATCAAATGTCTGGAAATATTACTTCTGAGCTTGGGAATCTCCCCCAGATTCGAACACT GCGATTTTCGTCTAACAATTTTTCTGGAGAGCTACCTGTGACATTGGCCAAGCTCGCTACATTGCAAGAGTT CCAAATTTCGGACAACCAATTCTCAGGAAAGATACCCGATTTTATTCAGAACTGGACTAATATCAATACGCT GAGAATTAGTGATTTAAATGGATCTGAATATGCACCTTTGCCGCAACTTAAAAATATGACATCGTTAAGCAAACT GCTTCTAAGGAATTGCAACATCAATGGAACACTACCTGATCTCGGGACTAAGGCATCGTTAAAATACTT AGACTTCAGCTTTAACAAATTAAGTGGAACAATTCCAAGTACCTACGCTGACATAAACGATATTATGAACTTCAT ATTTTTAACTGGAAACCTTCTCACTGGACCAATACCTTCTTGGAAAACGAACGTATAcgtgtaa
- the LOC131622756 gene encoding probable leucine-rich repeat receptor-like serine/threonine-protein kinase At3g14840 isoform X3 — translation MNTCSPFFFLSLIAIWLISLTAFGATTIHPDEKKALEDIGKSLGKKDWNFDIDPCSNKPNWFTPPIPKILENNVTCNCSVPSDNFCHVTIISLKGQNLQGSLPRELNRLQYLQTIDLSRNYLNGTIPKEWGSMTNLLNMELTANQMSGNITSELGNLPQIRTLRFSSNNFSGELPVTLAKLATLQEFQISDNQFSGKIPDFIQNWTNINTLIIQGSGLSGPIPSEISLLKNLTDLRISDLNGSEYAPLPQLKNMTSLSKLLLRNCNINGTLPDLGTKASLKYLDFSFNKLSGTIPSTYADINDIMNFIFLTGNLLTGPIPSWKTNVYV, via the exons atgaacACTTGCTCTCCATTTTTCTTCCTTTCACTCATTGCCATATGGCTCATATCTCTAACAGCTTTTGGAGCTACTACCATTCACCCGGACGAAA agaaagcTCTTGAAGATATAGGTAAATCACTTGGTAAGAAGGATTGGAACTTCGACATAGATCCATGCAGCAACAAACCTAACTGGTTTACGCCTCCCATACCCAAAATCTTAGAAAACAATGTAACCTGTAACTGCTCTGTTCCTAGTGACAACTTCTGTCATGTTACTATAAT AAGTTTGAAAGGGCAAAATCTTCAAGGCAGTCTCCCACGGGAACTGAACAGGTTGCAATACCTTCAAACTAT TGACCTCTCTCGCAATTACTTGAACGGTACAATTCCTAAAGAATGGGGCTCCATGACGAATCTTCTTAACAT GGAGTTAACGGCTAATCAAATGTCTGGAAATATTACTTCTGAGCTTGGGAATCTCCCCCAGATTCGAACACT GCGATTTTCGTCTAACAATTTTTCTGGAGAGCTACCTGTGACATTGGCCAAGCTCGCTACATTGCAAGAGTT CCAAATTTCGGACAACCAATTCTCAGGAAAGATACCCGATTTTATTCAGAACTGGACTAATATCAATACGCT AATCATTCAAGGGAGCGGATTAAGTGGACCAATTCCTTCCGAAATTTCACTATTGAAAAACTTAACCGACTT GAGAATTAGTGATTTAAATGGATCTGAATATGCACCTTTGCCGCAACTTAAAAATATGACATCGTTAAGCAAACT GCTTCTAAGGAATTGCAACATCAATGGAACACTACCTGATCTCGGGACTAAGGCATCGTTAAAATACTT AGACTTCAGCTTTAACAAATTAAGTGGAACAATTCCAAGTACCTACGCTGACATAAACGATATTATGAACTTCAT ATTTTTAACTGGAAACCTTCTCACTGGACCAATACCTTCTTGGAAAACGAACGTATAcgtgtaa